One segment of Fibrobacter sp. UWB10 DNA contains the following:
- a CDS encoding DUF4416 family protein codes for MKASQFSENAQLLAFVLQPGAEWLPEVIDALERTWGKIRHKGKLFAFDKTPYYTPEMGEGLYRGVLSFECTIPPETIALEKERSNALELTMAQASDPNARRVNIDIGYMDLDKVVLPSYKRGPFKLYAGNGVWLDMLLTYAKGQFHPTAWAFEDFKRNPYQHDLQLIRERYKKAGSGKDSSNETAVRL; via the coding sequence ATGAAAGCATCGCAATTTTCTGAAAACGCACAACTTTTAGCATTTGTCTTGCAACCCGGTGCCGAATGGCTCCCCGAGGTTATTGACGCCTTGGAACGGACATGGGGAAAAATCCGCCACAAAGGGAAACTTTTTGCTTTCGACAAAACGCCTTATTACACCCCCGAAATGGGCGAAGGCCTGTACCGCGGCGTACTTTCGTTCGAATGTACGATTCCGCCTGAAACGATAGCCCTCGAAAAGGAACGTAGCAACGCCTTGGAACTCACCATGGCGCAAGCGTCGGATCCCAACGCCCGCAGAGTAAATATTGACATCGGCTACATGGACTTGGACAAGGTCGTGCTCCCGAGCTACAAGCGAGGGCCCTTCAAACTTTACGCCGGCAACGGCGTGTGGCTCGACATGCTCTTGACGTACGCGAAAGGACAATTCCACCCAACGGCATGGGCTTTCGAAGACTTCAAGCGCAATCCCTACCAGCATGACTTACAGCTTATTCGCGAGCGCTACAAGAAGGCCGGCAGCGGGAAAGATTCTTCTAACGAAACGGCGGTTAGGCTTTGA